A genomic window from Cyanobacteria bacterium FACHB-DQ100 includes:
- a CDS encoding zinc-binding dehydrogenase → MQCVVVDPSVPGRLALKEVDRPSLLPSQALVKVAAISLNRGEVRRAQTAAAGSRPGWDLAGTIVTAAADGSGFAVGTRVVGFVLSGAWAEYVAVPTDAIAALPDQVAFADAATLPVAGLTALMGLSKGGSLLGKSVLITGASGGVGYFAVQLARQAGAIVTAQLRRSDWINFAKEAGAHRTIVGESLQEFSPYDLILDSTGGSLLSNALSAIAPDGICVTYGTTADETVTIDAKSFYGVGGASLYGFILFHELKRQPAAAGLTKLVQFAADGTLKPHIARTASWKEIATLAQQLTDRQFVGKAVLHLD, encoded by the coding sequence GGGGCGATTGGCACTCAAAGAAGTCGATCGACCCTCGCTTTTGCCATCGCAAGCTTTGGTCAAAGTTGCAGCCATCTCGCTGAATCGGGGAGAAGTAAGACGCGCTCAAACCGCCGCCGCAGGATCACGACCGGGATGGGATTTGGCAGGAACGATCGTCACTGCTGCCGCTGATGGGTCAGGCTTTGCGGTTGGAACACGGGTGGTTGGATTTGTGTTGTCGGGGGCTTGGGCAGAATATGTGGCAGTGCCGACTGATGCGATCGCAGCCTTACCGGATCAGGTTGCGTTTGCCGATGCTGCAACGCTTCCGGTTGCTGGATTAACGGCGTTGATGGGGCTTTCAAAGGGCGGATCACTCTTAGGAAAATCGGTTCTGATTACTGGCGCGTCGGGTGGTGTAGGATATTTTGCCGTTCAGTTAGCGCGGCAAGCAGGTGCGATCGTTACGGCACAACTGCGGCGATCGGACTGGATTAATTTTGCGAAAGAAGCAGGTGCCCATCGAACGATCGTCGGAGAATCGCTGCAAGAATTTAGCCCGTATGATTTGATTCTGGATTCGACAGGCGGCAGTTTGCTTTCAAACGCATTAAGCGCGATCGCGCCGGATGGAATCTGTGTCACGTATGGAACGACGGCAGATGAAACGGTGACGATCGACGCGAAATCCTTTTACGGTGTAGGTGGCGCAAGCTTATACGGCTTCATTCTGTTCCACGAACTGAAGCGCCAACCTGCTGCCGCTGGACTCACAAAATTAGTGCAATTCGCTGCCGATGGAACCCTGAAACCGCATATCGCTCGCACGGCTTCTTGGAAGGAAATCGCAACTCTCGCGCAGCAGCTAACCGATCGCCAATTTGTCGGCAAAGCGGTGCTGCATCTCGATTAG